The Streptomyces sp. NBC_00236 DNA window TCCGATGCCGGAGTGGCCGACCCGCACGCGGCGTTGATGGAGGCGGACGGGGTGCCCGCCGCCTATGCGCTGCTGGCATCGCCCGAGTTCGACCCCTGCTCGCTCCAGGCCCGTCCGCCTGATCTGGCGCGCCGCCGCAGATACCTCCGGGCGGCGCTGGCCGGCTTCGCCGCCCTGCTCGTGTGCGGGGCGCTGCTGGGCCTGCCGGGTGAGGGCTGGAGCCGGGGCTCCCTGTCCGCGCCCTTGTACGCACGCAACCCGGCCGCCGAAGAGGCCCTGGATCCGGGGGCGTTACGAAGGGTTCCGGCGACGTTCTGGCAGCGCTCGCCGCGTACCGACTTCACCGCCTGGCCCACCCGGGGCGACCGTACCGAGGACACCCGGCTGCTGCGGCGGGCGCTACGGGTGTGGGCGCGGCCCGGCGACGGAGTGCGGACGTCGGCGACGCCGGGGACGCCGGTGGGTCCGCCGATGGGGGCGCCGCAGCTCTTGTACGCGGGCGAGGTGGGCCCGTCCGCGGTGGTGCTGTTCCACGACGGGCTGCGTGTCGTGCGGTACGCGGAGCCCCGTGACGCCGATCCGTCCGAGGGCGCGGCACTTGACTTCGCCCGGGTCGACGGGGCGGACGTGGCGTCGGCGGGCGCCCTGGTCGTGGAGCGGGCGGGGGGCTCGGTCCGCTATCTGACGGCGCCCTGGGTGCGGCAGGTGCGGGTACGGGATCTGCTCGCCCCCGGCCGGGAGCCGCGGGCGCTGCACCGCTCCCCCGACGGGGTGACCGGCCCGCTGCCCGGCCCGGCGGCCGCACCCGGCTGCCGGTCCTGGTACGCGGTCGAGCTGGCCGACGCCGGGGCCGTGCGACTGGTGACGGATCTCGGTGAACTCGCGCCGGCCCGGCTGACCTCGGGCCCGCCGGAGCGTCCGCACGACGTCTCGGGGCGCACGGAGTACGCGAGCTTGGCACGGACCGCCTGCCTGCTGCCTGCCGTACGCGCGCACGGGGTGCGCGAGGTGAACTCATGGCTGTACGCGAAGCAGCCGCTGCCCGAGGGAAACGGCACCGCCCAGTGGCTGTGCACCCGGGCGGAGACCTGGCGGGGCACCGGGAGCAGGACCCTCGCCCAGTTCCAGGCCCCGTCCGGGCGGCCCTCGTCGAGCGGGCCGCCGGGGGTGGTCGCGGCGCGCGCCGAGAACACGCCGGAGTGCGGGGCGCGCGCTCCCCAGGTGCTGGCGGGCGTGCTGTGGAAGTCGCACGGCGGCCGGTGGTACGTACTCGCGGCGGGCAGTGAGCAGTTCGCGTCGCTGACCACGTCCGGCGGGGTGACGGCCCGGGTGCGGGGGCGGCTGCTCGCGGTGCGGGCCGGGGCGGGCGACCGGGCACAGCTGAACGGGCGGCTGGCGGACGGCAGCCGGGCGGGGGCGCTGCGCTGAGCACCACCGCGCGAAGGCCTGGCGGCCGGGAACTATCGCGTGCACGCCCCTGTCGCCCGCCCCTACCCATCAGTACATTGACAGCATGTCTAACACGCAGCCAGCGGCGGTCGCGTCGGAGCGAACCGCGCTCAAGGCCCGTCGGGTCTCCTTCGCCTGGGACAGGACGCCCCTGCACTGGGTGCCGGGCGATCCGTTCACCACGCACACCATCAACGTGCTCCATCTGCTGCTCCCCGCCGGGGAACGCTGGTTCATCCACGTCTACCGCCAGGTGCTCCCGTACATCCACGACGAGCGGCTGCGCCAGGACGTCATCGGGTTCATCGGCCAGGAGGCGATGCACTCCCAGGCCCACGACGACGTGCTCCCGCATCTGAAGGGCCTCGGCCTCGACCCGACCCCGTACACCGCGCAGGTCGACTGGCTCTTCGAGAAGCTGCTCGGCGACCGGACGCTGCCGCCGGGCCGGGCGCGCAGGTGGTGGCTGATGGAGCGGGTCGCGACGATCGCGGCGATCGAGCACTACACCGCGTTCCTCGGCGACTGGATCCTGAACGCCGACGCGCTGGACCGGCGCGGCGCCGATCCCACGATGCTGGATCTGCTGCGTTGGCACGGCGCCGAGGAGGTCGAGCACCGCTCGGTCGCCTTCGATGTGTTCATGCATGTCGACGGCGGCTACCGGCGGCGGGTGCGGACCTGGGCGACTGCCTTCTCCGCGCTGCTCTTCCTCTGGCAGCGCGGCACCCGGTTCTTCATGGAGAACGACCCGAGCCTGCTGGACGGCAAGGCGTCCTTCGGCCGGTTCTACCGCAGCGGCCGGCACGGCACCCTGCCGAGCACCCCCGCGATGCTGCGGTCCATCCCGCGCTATCTGAGCCGTACGTACCACCCCTCCCAGGAGGGCAGCACGGCGCAGGCCGTCGACTACCTCGCCCATTCGCCCGCCGCGGTCGCGGCCGAGGCCCGTACGACGGAAGCCGGCTGATCCATGCCCCTGCCCCTGCCCCGTCTGCGTACCGTCGCCGTGCTGGCCGGCGCCGCGCTGCTCGCCAAACGGGCGATGCGCCGCCGCATCGAGACGTCCCCGCTGTGGCCGCTGCCCGCACTGGACGAACCCGTATCGGGCCGGGCCGAGCGCCGTTCCACCACCGGGCGGCGGCTGCTGGTCACCGGGCGGACCACTCCGGCGGACGGGGTCGTGCAGCTCCGGCTGGAGGGCCCGGACCTGCCGCCCTGGCAGCCCGGCGCCCATCTGGACCTGGTGCTGCCGTCCGGGCTGGTCCGCCAGTACTCCCTGTGCGGCGACCCGGCCGACCGCACCGCGTACACCGTGGCGACCCGGCTGGCCGAGGACGGCCGGGGTGGCTCGCGCGAGGTGCACGCCCTGCTCCACGAGGGCCGGGAGGTCGAGGTCCGGGGCCCGCGCAACCGCTTCCCGCTGGCCAACGCCCCCTCCTACCTCTTCGTCGCCGGCGGCATCGGCATCACACCGGTCCTGCCGATGGTGCGCGCGCTGGCCGCCTCGGGGGCCGACTGGCGGCTGTTGTACGGGGGACGCAGCCGGACCACGATGCCTTTCCTGGCGGAGATCGAGAAACTGGGCGCCGACGGTGACCGGGTCACGGTCGTCCCGCAGGACGAGGCCGGCCACCCGGACATCGCGGCGGTCCTCGCGGACACGGCCGAGGGCACGGCAGTCCACTGCTGCGGCCCCGAACCCCTGATGGACGCGGTCGCGGCCGCGCTGCCGCCCGGCCGCACCCTGCACCTGGAACGGTTCTCCGCGCCGGGGAGGGACGCCGCGGGATCGGCCCCCTTCGAGGTGGAACTGCGCCGCTCGGGCCGCACCGTACCGGTCCCGGCCGGCCAGTCGGTGCTCGCCGCCGTACGTGCCGAGCTGCCGCACGTCGCGTACTCCTGCGAGCAGGGCTTCTGCGGGACGTGCCAACAGCGGGTCCTGGAGGGCGAGATCGAGCACCGGGACGACCTGCTGACGGACGCGGAGCGGGGCGATTCGATGCTGATCTGCGTGTCGCGGTGCCGGGGCGGGCGGCTGGTGCTGGACCTCTGACGTGGCGGCTTCCACCGCACTGCACAGAGCCGGCGGAGCCGGTCGGTACCCTGTTCCTCATGACGACCGGGGTACGGCGCAGGATGGGCGTCGAGGAGCGCAGGCAGCAGTTGATCGGCGTCGCGCTGGAGTTGTTCAGTCACCGGTCCCCGGACGAGGTGTCGATCGACGAGATCGCCGCTGCCGCCGGGATCTCCCGGCCGCTGGTCTACCACTACTTCCCGGGCAAGCAGAGCCTCTACGAGGCGGCGCTGCGGCGGGCGGCGGACGAGTTGGCGGCCCGGTTCCTGGAGCCGCGCGAAGGACCTCTCGGGGCCAGGCTGTTGCGGGTCATGGGGCGGTTCTTCGACTTCGTCGACGACCACGGGCCGGGGTTCGCGGCCCTCATGCGGGGCGGTCCCGCGGTGGGTTCCTCGACGGCTGACGCGATGGTCGACGGGGTGCGCCAGGCGGCCTGCGAGCAGATCCTGGCCCATTTGGGCGTCGAGGAACCCCCGGCCCGGCTGGAGCTGGTCGTCAGGTCCTGGGTCTCGCTCGCCGAATCGACGGCCCTGATGTGGCTGGACGGGCGGCGCATCCCGCGTGCCGAGCTGGAGTTGCAGCTGGTCCACGACTTCGCAGCGCTGGCCGCCGTGAGCGCCGCGTACAACGAGGAGATGGCCGGCGTCGTGCTGCGGGTCCTCGCGCAGGAGCCGGCGGACGGACCGTTCGGAGATCTGCTGGTGCGGCTCTCCTCGCTGGCGCCCGCCGTGCCGGCCGTGCCTCCGCAGCGGCTGCGGTAGACCCTCAGCGCTTGCGGTAGGACGGGTCGAGGTCGCGCGTCTCGGCCGAGAGGTGGAGGGTCAGTTCCCCGGCCGGCCGGATGTGGGCGGCCAGCAGCTCCAGCACGGACTCGGTGAGCTGCGCCCTGATCTCCGGGGTGCGGCCGGGCAGCAGCGCGATGTCGACGTGCACGAGCGCGTCGCCGTCGGGTGCGTCCGCGACCACCGTCTCCTCGACCCGGCGGAAGCGGGTCTTGCAGGCGGCGATCTTCGTGGTGACCGTCTCGGCGATCAGCGGGTGCAGCGCGCCCGCGAAGCCTGAACGGTCGAAGGAGCCGTCGAGTTCGGCGGAGTAGTCGACGGTGATCTGGGGCATGACGGCCTCCTGAGCGGGCGTGGGACGGTGGTCGCCCCCACCCTTCCGCTCGCCGGGAGGGCGCACAAGCCGGAATCACTATGTGGGCGGTTCACCGTGGAGGGCGAGGCGCTGATCCGAGGTCCGCGCCGGCTTCGAGGACGCCGACACACTGCTCACCCCTGACACCCAGGGGCTGCTCGCTCGTGGCGAGGACGGTCAGTCCGGGAGAGGTCGTGAGGATCTCGCCGAGGAGGTGCGCGCAGGCGGGGCCCACGTGCTCGCAGGAGTCCAGGACCAGCAGGAGGTGCATGCCGGCGAGCCGTTCGCACACCATCTCGACCAGCGACTCGACGGGCATCCGCACCAGCTCCTCGACGGGCGTCCGCCGTGTGTGGCCGCGCAGCCCCACCGCCTCGGAGACGGTGGCGAGGAGCATGTCGGCGTCGTGGACGGGGGCGAGGTCGGCCCATCGGACGCCGTCGCGGTACAGGGACCGCACGCGCCCGGCCGCACGGATCGCCAGCCGGGTCCGGCCGGCTCCGCAGGTGCCGGTGAGGGTGGTCAGCCGGCCCGTGACGAGGGCGTGTCCGATCCGGTCGAGTTCCCTCTCGAGTCCGGCGGGGCTCGTGGTCCCCTCGGGAATGTTGCTCGCCATCGTCACCGTCGCTGACCGGGTGGAGCGGCCGGTCCCGGCCCCTGCGCCCCCGTGCGGCACCGTCGGACGATCGACGGGGGTGCCGTACGGGAGAGGGGACCGGGACCGGCCGGGTGGAGTGGGAGGGTGCACCGGGACTGGGATGCTGCGGCTCTGCCCGGCGGCTGCCCACACGGTAGACCCGATGTGGGTCAGCTCAGCGAGAACACCGCCACCGTGCGTCCCGGAACGGTGAAGCTTCCCGAACTCCTCTCGTACGTGGCCCTCTTGACGGTAAGATCCGCGCCCGCCGCCTGGACGGGGTGCAGGGCGTAGTTCTTTCCGGCCAGGGAGTCGACCTTCTGGGTGGTGGCGCCGGGTGCCGCGTTGAGGACGACGACCAGCTTGCCGAGCCGCATGGTGATCACGCCGGGCGTCTCGTCCTTGCCGGAGAGCGGGAAGGAGAGCGTGGACTGCACCTGTCCGGCGGTGGAGAGGTCGAAGTCCTTCTCCGTGGAGCGGATGGTGAGCAGGTCCTGGTACGCGGCCGAGGCGCCGTCGATCCGGGCGCAGCCGGGGTTGACGGCCGGGTTGGCCAACAGCGGCTTCGCGTAGGACCACTTGGCCTGGTTGTCCGCGGCGGGCGGCAGTCCGCGGCCGAAGCCGTTGCCCGCGCGGCAGTCCCAGTGCAGGGCGTTGAACCAGTCGCCGCTGTCGTAGGAGTTGCGATCCAGCGACTTGGAGCGCAGCAGGTCGGTGCCGGCCTGGGAGAGCGAGGGGCCCTGGGAGAGGGTGGCCGTCGCCATGGCCAGGACCTGCATGCGGGCCCGGTCGGCTGCCGAGGTGCCCGCCGGGAGCTTGAAGGCGAGGGCGTCGTACAGCGTCTCGTTGTCGTGGGCGTCGGCGTAGGCGAGGGCGTCACCGGGAGCGGCGGCGTATCCGGCCGGGGCTCCGTTGTAGTCGACGCCCGAGCCCTTGACCGTGTTGCCGTTGGTGTCGGTGAACGTGTAGTCGGCGAGGTTGCCGGTGAGTCCGACCTTGATCAGGTCCTGGTAGTGGAGCAGCCGGGCCTTCTGCTCGGCCTCGGTGCCGTTGTGGGTGGAGGTGTTGGGGTCGGTGTAGAGGCCGGAGGCGAAGCCCTGCACACCGGGGTCCTCGTCGAACGGGGAGCCGCCGCGCACGGCGTCGCGGGCCCGGTCGGAGAAGGTGGCGATGCC harbors:
- a CDS encoding metal-dependent hydrolase; protein product: MSNTQPAAVASERTALKARRVSFAWDRTPLHWVPGDPFTTHTINVLHLLLPAGERWFIHVYRQVLPYIHDERLRQDVIGFIGQEAMHSQAHDDVLPHLKGLGLDPTPYTAQVDWLFEKLLGDRTLPPGRARRWWLMERVATIAAIEHYTAFLGDWILNADALDRRGADPTMLDLLRWHGAEEVEHRSVAFDVFMHVDGGYRRRVRTWATAFSALLFLWQRGTRFFMENDPSLLDGKASFGRFYRSGRHGTLPSTPAMLRSIPRYLSRTYHPSQEGSTAQAVDYLAHSPAAVAAEARTTEAG
- a CDS encoding PDR/VanB family oxidoreductase yields the protein MPLPRLRTVAVLAGAALLAKRAMRRRIETSPLWPLPALDEPVSGRAERRSTTGRRLLVTGRTTPADGVVQLRLEGPDLPPWQPGAHLDLVLPSGLVRQYSLCGDPADRTAYTVATRLAEDGRGGSREVHALLHEGREVEVRGPRNRFPLANAPSYLFVAGGIGITPVLPMVRALAASGADWRLLYGGRSRTTMPFLAEIEKLGADGDRVTVVPQDEAGHPDIAAVLADTAEGTAVHCCGPEPLMDAVAAALPPGRTLHLERFSAPGRDAAGSAPFEVELRRSGRTVPVPAGQSVLAAVRAELPHVAYSCEQGFCGTCQQRVLEGEIEHRDDLLTDAERGDSMLICVSRCRGGRLVLDL
- a CDS encoding TetR/AcrR family transcriptional regulator, whose translation is MTTGVRRRMGVEERRQQLIGVALELFSHRSPDEVSIDEIAAAAGISRPLVYHYFPGKQSLYEAALRRAADELAARFLEPREGPLGARLLRVMGRFFDFVDDHGPGFAALMRGGPAVGSSTADAMVDGVRQAACEQILAHLGVEEPPARLELVVRSWVSLAESTALMWLDGRRIPRAELELQLVHDFAALAAVSAAYNEEMAGVVLRVLAQEPADGPFGDLLVRLSSLAPAVPAVPPQRLR
- a CDS encoding 5-carboxymethyl-2-hydroxymuconate Delta-isomerase gives rise to the protein MPQITVDYSAELDGSFDRSGFAGALHPLIAETVTTKIAACKTRFRRVEETVVADAPDGDALVHVDIALLPGRTPEIRAQLTESVLELLAAHIRPAGELTLHLSAETRDLDPSYRKR